A region of the Oncorhynchus nerka isolate Pitt River linkage group LG26, Oner_Uvic_2.0, whole genome shotgun sequence genome:
TCAATGAAACAGTACAACAGGTTAATGATTCACTGTGTGTTATCTTTCACCTCAATGTATGTtgacacagaaatacacacacacacacacacactcgacacaaacccacaggacacacacacacacacacacacacacacacacacccactcgaCACAAACCCACAGGACACACACTCGACACAAacccacaggacacacacacacaaacccacaggacacacacacacacacccacttgaCACAAACCCACAggacacacacaaccccccccccccacacacacacacacacatacatacacacacacactcgacacaaacccccacacacactcgaCACAAacccacaggacacacacacacacacactcgacacaaacccacaggacacacacacacacacacactcgacacaaacccacaggacacacacacactcgacacaaacccacaggacacacacagatgaaGTGTTAGTCAGTTTTTCTGGCAGGCTGTAGATTTACAGTAAATGTGAGGGGTTAAGGTGAAGAGTTCTGGTAACTCTCTTTCCGTGACCCTGCGCCTGTGGGAACGGCCCAGGTTCAGATgtaccacacacactggacacacacacacacactggacacacacacacacacacactggacactatttGGACACACAGAGGGAGTATAGGGTGTTTCCTTGCAGGCTGTGTATTTAGAGTAAGGGTGAGAGGTTAGGTGAAGAGTTCTGGTAACACTGCGGATGCTTTCTGTTCGGGCCCGCGTGTGTGTGAGAACGGATGGCCCAGGTTCAGACGTGCcgcggtgtgtttgtgtgttgggtTGTGTATGACTCAGCCTCTGTTTGTTATTACAGGGCGGTAGCTCAGGGCCAGACGGGCCAGACAGGACCGGTAGTCCATTGTTCTGGTGGCCCAATGTTTAtttatctatctccctctctgaccctccctccctctcattcctcctctttctatcatcctgaccctccctccctccccttccatcactctccctccccctgttcctcctctatcaccctgaccctctctccctctcattcctcctctttctatcaccctgaccctctctccctctcattcctcctctttctatcaacctgaccctccctccctccccttcctcctctatcaccctgaccctccctccctccccttcctcctctatcaccctgaccctctctccctctcattcctcctctttctatcaccctgaccatcccctccctccccttcctcctatcACCCTGACCCTCcattcctcccattcctcctctatcaccctgaccctccctctcattcctcctctatcaccctgaccctccctccctctcattcctcctctatcaccctgaccctctctccctctcattcctccTATTTCTATCACCctgaccctctctccctctcattcctccTATTTCTATCACCATCCCTCTCATTCCTCCTATTTCTatcaccatccctctctccctctcattcctcctctttctatcaccctgaccctccctctcattcctcctctttctatcaccctgaccctccctctcattcctcctctttCTATCACCCTGACCCTCCCTCGCTCTCATTGATCCATCTATATTAAACCTCCACTTGATCCATCTATATTAAACCTCCAGTTGATCCATCTATATTAAACCTCCAGTTGATCCATCTATATTAAACCTCCAGTCGATCCATCTATATTAAACCTCCAGTCGATCCATCTATATTAAACCTCCAGTCGATCCATCTATATTAAACCTCCAGTCGATCCATCTATATTAAACCTCCACTTGATCCATCTATATTAAACCTCCAGTCGATCCATCTATATTAAACCTCCAGTCGATCCATCTATATTAAACCTCCAGTCGATCCATCTATATTAAAACTTGATCCATCTATATTAAACCTCCAGTTGATCCATCTATATTAAACCTCCAGTCGATCCATCTATATTAAACCTCCAGTCGATCCATCTATTAAACCTCCAGTCGATCCATCTATATTAAACCTCCACTTGATCCATCTATATTAAACCTCCAGTTGATCCATCTATATTAAACCTCCAGTCGATCCATCTATATTAAACCTCCACTTGATCCATCTATATTAAACTCCTGTTGATCCATCTATATTAAACCTCCAGTCGATCCAATGCCATGACTGTAGATTCTGAATTCATGTAATTATTGTTGCGTAATGTCAGTGTTCTTCATTTCTAGTTGACAAAGGTTAAATATGTGTGTGGTCtggtgtggctcagttggtagagcatggtgcttgcaactccAGGGTTGtaggtttgattcccatgggggaccagtatgaaaatatatgccctcactactgtaaattgctctggattagagtgtctgctaaatgagtcAATAGTAAGTATGTGTTCTTGGCTAGCAGTGCTTTTAGTCAACAACTGATGAGAACCAGCATCATGTGTCGTATTGGGAAAATGAATGTAGTGCCTGTGTGTCAAACTGGAGATTTTTTTTCTCAGTTGGACCAAGATATTATGATTTTTAAGGCTGCAATGATTTTCCAGTGGACAGGGTTTGGTTTTAACCAAATTAATCTGGAGGACACTGAGGGAGAGATGAAAGGGAGGGATGGTtgtagggacagagggagagatgaaaggGAGGGATGGTtgtagggacagagggagagatgaaaggGAGGGATGGTtgtagggacagagggagagatggaaggagagatgggatggagggaaaaatagatggagggatagtttcagaaatagtcTCGGAAGTCCCAGACCCAGGGCCAAAGCGTATGTCAGAACACTGTTCATGTGGGAGGCAACCCATCTGCCTAGGGAGACTAAGACagagctggagggagggatagggttcACCAAGGACTGAGGAACATTCTTAGAAAACAGACTAGACCACATGACTGGAGCAGACATTATCATGACAGAGACCAGACTAGACCGCATGACTGGAGCAGACATTATCATGAcagagaccagactagaccacatgactggagcagacattatcatgacagagaccagactggagcagacattatcacgacagagaccagactagaccacatgactggagcagacattatcatgacagagaccagactggagcagacattatcacgacagagaccagactggaccacatgactggagcagacattatcatgacagagaccagactggagcagacattatcacgacagagaccagactggaccacatgactggagcagacattatcatgacagagaccagactggagcagacattatcatgacagagaccagactggaccacatgactggagcagacattatcatgacagagaccagactggagcagacattatcacgacagagaccagactagaccacatgactggagcagacattatcacgacagagaccagactagaccacatgactggagcagacattatcatgacagagaccagactggagcagacattatcacgacagagaccagactggaccacatgactggagcagacattatcacgacagagaccagactggaccacatgactggagcagacattatcacgacagagaccagactggaccacatgactggagcagacattatcatgacagagaccagactggaccagactgCAGACCACGACAGAGACCAGACTGGACCACATGACTGGAGCAGACATTATCATGACAGAGACCAGACTGGAGCAGACATTATCATGAcagagaccagactagaccacatgactggagcagacattatcacgacagagaccagactggaccacatgactggagcagacattatcatgacagagaccagactggaccacatgactggagcagacattatcatgacagagaccagactggaccacatgactggagcagacattatcacgacagagaccagactagaccacatgactggagcagacattatcatgacagagaccagactagaccacatgactggagcagacattatcacgacagagaccagactggaccacatgactggagcagacattatcatgacagagaccagactggagcagacattatcatgacagagaccagactagaccacatgactggagcagacattatcacgacagagaccagactggaccacatgactggagcagacattatcatgacagagaccagactggaccacatgactggagcagacattatcatgacagagaccagactggaccacatgactggagcagacattatcacgacagagaccagactagaccacatgactggagcagacattatcatgacagagaccagactagaccacatGACTGGAGCAGACATTATCACGACAGAGACCAGACTGGACCACATGACTGGAGCAGACATTATCATGACACAAGAGCACAGATGAGACGGCACAAAGAATGGACTCATTATTCCCACATCAAAGACAGTACCAAGAGTTCTCAGTACTCTGAATCTCATGTTCGTTTGAATCAATTAGCCTGATAGGTACTCCTGTTAGCCTTGGTCTGTCTTGGAGAGTTGGATTGAAGAGCTGGAAGATGATCATTCAGATCATGTGTTTCTGATCACATTATTGTAAGAGCCTGTACACTTCGACACCTGTCCCTGTCTGGGTAACCTCATGACCTATTCCCAGGCTAATTGTGGTTAGCACATGTACATAAGCCTGTAACACCAACTAACAAGTCTGGCCGACTGGGGAGGGAACTGATTTGGAGTTGTATAGTTTGAAGCTGTGGTCCACCAGATGTTCCCGGCATGGGGAGGAAGTGTCTGCTGAACAACGTTTCAGAGTGGCTTTCAGCAGCTGTGTTTTAGTGGAAACGAACAGCGTCCTGTCCTCTATTTGCACACTATTGTTCCATGTTCAGTGATAATGCATTGATGATGCTAATTATTGTGATCTGATATGATAATCAGTCCATTGTATACTTTTGGGGAGTGTGTGGTTTGTTAATGTGTGTATTTTGATTCAACAttgttttcctgtgtgtgtgtgtgtgtgtgtacattgttTCCTGTCTCTCCAGGTCCACTATGCAGCGTGCTCGTGGAGCGCTTTGGTTGCCGGGTAACGGTGATGGTGGGAGGGGTTCTGAGTGGACTAGGCATGGTGGTCAGCGCCCTGGCCAGAACCATCACAGAACTCTACATCACCAGCATCATCGCAGGTCagagggtacacacacacacacacacacacacacacacacacacacacacacactataacccCCCAATATAAGACGTCTCTCCTTCTTTCTATGGGGCATTATGAGTCACCCTCATCagttcctctgtcctcctcatatagGGTTGGGGTTCTGCCTGTCCTTCCAGCCCTCTGTGACCATGATGGGCCACTACTTTTTGAGGCGGCGGGCGTTTGCCAACGCCCTGTCGTCCACCGGCACGGCCCTGGGCCTCAGCACCTTACCCCTGCTGGCCAACTTCCTGCTGGGCCAGTTTGGCTGGAGAGGCAGCTTCCTGGTCCTGGGAGGGCTGTTGTTGAACTGCTGCGTGTGTGGGGCTGTCATGAGGCCCCTGGGGGCCAAACACAGTGGAGCCCAGAGGACACTCACTAACAAGGCTGCACAGGGGCTCAGCAAGCAACCAATCAAAGGTCCTCTCCAACAGGAGAAGGAGGGAATTAAGACAAGACTTAGGACAGCGTTCAGTGACCTTGTCGTGTTCCTACGGAGACACATGGCCTTTGACCTGTTGGTCAGTAACCCTCGTTACCGTGCCTACGCCCTGGGAGTGACGTGGATGATGTTGGGGTTTGTAGTTCCCCTGGTCTACCTGGTGCCCTATGCTACAGCCAATGGTATGGAACAGGACCGAGCCGCGCTACTGATGGCCGTACTGGGCCTGGTTAACATTGCTGTGAGACCCGTGGCGGCTGTCTTCTTCGGCCTGCCGCGCTTCAGGTACTGTAGCCTGGATGTTAGAGGTTAGGAGTGGGTCAGCAACTGGACCGGagggttgctggttcgaatcccaagcaagaaaacatttaataaaaaatTATGTGATCTGAAAACAAAAATGGATAATAAATtggttttctcttcctcctcttcctcctcctccccctctcagggGCAGTGGCTGTTTTGTGTATGTGTTTGCGGTAGCCCTCCTGGTCAACGGGCTGAGTAACAGTATCTGTGGTGCGGCCGCCACCTTCCCCGTGCTCCTGATCTACGTGGTCATCTTTGGTCTGTCCATGTCTGTGATTGGCTCTCTGCTCTTCACGGTGCTGATGGAGACGGTGGAGATGAGCCGGTTCCCCTCTGCCCTGGGTCTCATCAGTATGTTAGAGAGTGGAACACTGCTGATTGGACCGCCGCTCGCAGGTACTGTGTGTGTCGCTCCTGTCAGGATTGTACCGCTACACATTATGCCATGGGGAGGCAATAGGGGGGTGTGGTACGCCACTGTGGGAGCTATGCCATGGGACATTTTCAGTTTTACAGCTCATTTTCTTGaattatgtatatattctttacATGGCTTATGACATGTTCATATGCTATCTGGGGAGTGGGGGGTTGTGGGGGCTATAGGGGGTGTGTTACACCACTGTGGGGGCTATAGGGGGTGTGGGGTATGAGTTAAGCCCAGTATAAACCTGTTATGTGAGGACTGGGGAGACTATGAGTTATGCCTAGTATAAACCTGTTATATGAGGACTGGGGAGGGTATGAGTTAAGCCCAGTATAAACCTGTTATATGAGGACTGGGGAGGGTATGAGTTAAGCCCAGTATAAACCTGTTATATGAGGACTGGGGAGGGTATGAGTTAAGCCCAGTATAAACCTGTTATATGAGGACTGGGGAGGGTATGAGTTAAGCCCAGTATAAACCTGTTATATGAGGACTGGGGAGGGTATGAGTTAAGCCCAGTATTAACCTGTTATATGAGGACTGGGGAGGGTATGAGTTAAGCCCAGTATAAACCTGTTATATGAGGACTGGGGAGGGTATGAGTTAAGCCCAGTATAAACCTGTTATATGAGGACTGGGGAGGGTATGAGTTAAGCCCAGTATAAACCTGTTATATGAGGACTGGGGAGGGTATGAGTTAAGCCCAGTATAAACCTGTTATATGAGGACTGGGGAGGGTATGAGTTAAGCCCAGTATAAACCTGTTATATGAGGACTGGGGAGGGTATGAGTTAAGCCCAGTATAAACCTGTTATCTGAGGACTGGGGAGACAATGAGTTTTGTCACACAGGGAAATGGAATGTTCTTTCTGCTGGATTCCCATGTCTAGCTGGGGATGTGAATGGGTCATGTGCTCTGGTTTCTTTCTGCTGGATTCCCATGTCTAGCTGGGGATGTGAATGGGTCATGTGCTCTGGTTTCCacaatgtgcgtgtgtgtctgtgtgtgcgtgcgtcaggCGGGTAGGAAGGTCTGGGTCGACAGGGAACGGCTCTTGGGCAGGCTGACTGGAGGAGGGCGTGGCCTAGTGTACCCCTGCTGAACTCCTAAGGTGGTCTCTGGTTTCCAGCGCCATGGCAACTCTAATGTCAACGCCTGGTAGTAGCCGACTAGCCCTGTGCTCAGTGGGTCCTGGCAGAGCTGTACTGAACTAGCATTCAGTACAGAGGAATGTGTTATGAGGACACACACCGACACGCTTAAATATAGCTGTTCTTTCACTGTCGTAGCCCCACGCGTGGTTGTTGATACAAGCCTTCTAGGAAATGCTTTATGTACTGCTCATGAACTGTTTTGTGTGGTTATGAACGTGCCATGACATGGTAATGTAGGTGTCCTTCAAATGAAGTGTTCCCCACATCTTTCCTAACTCTGTGCCTGTTGccatgtccctctctcccctctcttccctctcttctctctctcccctctcttctctctctcccctctcttctctctctcccctctcttctctctctccctctcttcccctctcctctctctctctcccctctcttccctctctctctcctctcttccctctctctcctctctcttccctctctcctctctccctctctctctcccctctctctctctctctctctctcttcctctctccctctctctctctcctcctctctctctcccctctcttccctctctctctcctctctcttccctctctccctctctctccctctctctcccctctcccctcttcccctctctctccctctctcttctctctcctctctctcccctctcttccctctcttccctctctccctctcttccctctcttccctctcttccctctcttccctctcttccctctcttccatctcttccctctcttccctctcctccctctcttctctctcttccctcttccctctcttctctctcccctctctctcccctctctcctctctcttccctctcttccaggCATGTTGGTGGACAGTACAGGACACTACTCTTATGTGTTCTATGCCTGCAGTGTGACCGTCTCCTCCTCTGGCCTCTTCCTCATCGCAGCGTTCTACTATCTGGACAGAcagaagaagagggaagagaagaagagagcaggTCCTCCTGCTGCTGCGTACCAACAGAAGCCTGCTATCAGCCTAGTCCCTGACTGCCAGTACCACCATGTTCCTTCTACACAGGGAGGGAAGCCTGCTATCAGCCTAGTCCCTGACTGCCAGTACAGCCATGTTCCTTCTACACAGGGAGGGAAGCCTGCTATCAGCCTAGTCCCTGACTGCCAGTACAGCCATGTTCCTTCTACACAGGGAGGGAAGCCTGCTATCAGCCTAGTCCCTGACTGCCAGTACAGCCATGTTCCTTCTACACAGGGAGGGAGATCAGCGGACACTGTTTGTGTCACCAACGTGTGACTTACTAATATGCACGTGTGTAACCCAGTAAGACAAactgtctacctgcctgccttAGAATTACATCTAGAATGagaatgaagtaaggaggtagcCTTCCATGAGCCTTGGCCTGTAGGAACTGCAGCATATCACAGGAACTGCTCACTGTGTAACACCTCACTATGATGAATCAATGAAGGATCTCTGTGGTGTCTGCTGTCTTCAGAGGGAAGAACTGGGAGGTTACACATACACTACTGTTATCATCACTGTGATTCCTATGTATGTACATACGTACATAAACAGGCATTCACAACACAGGGTTTGCACACAGATTCAGTCTGGATttggaagtctctctctctctctctctctgtctctctctctctctctctctcggcccacTAGTAAACGCTACAGTAGGACTGTCTAACATACGGCCCACCAGTAGACGCTACAGTAGGACTGTCGGCCCACTAGTAAACGCTACAGTAGAACTGTCTAACATACGGCCCACTAGTAGACGCTACAGTAGAACTGTCTAACATACGGCCCACTAGTAGACGCTACAGTAGAACTGTCTAACATACGGCCCACTAGTAGACGCTACAGTAGAACTGGCTAACATACGGCCCACTAGTAGACGCTACAGTCGAACTGTCTAACATACGGCCCACTAGTAGACGCTACAGTAGAACTGTCTAACATACGGCCCACTAGTAGACGCTACAGTAGAACTGTCGTCCATACGGCCCACTAGTAGACGCTACAGTAGAACTGTCGTCCATACGGCCCACTAGTAGACGCTACAGTAGACCTGTCTAACATACGGCCCACTAGTAGACGCTACAGTAGAACTGTCTAACATACGGCCCACTAGTAGACGCTACAGTAGAACTGTCTAACATACGGCCCACTAATAGACGCTACAGTAGAACTGTCTAACATACGGCCCACTAGTAGACGCTACAGTAGAACTGTCTAACATACGGCCCACTAATAGACGCTACAGTAGAACTGTCTAACATACGGCCCACTAGTAGACGCTACAGTAGAACTGTCTAACATACAGCCCGCTAGTAGACGCTACAGTAGAACTGTCTAACATACGGCCCACTAGTAGACGCTACAGTAGAACTGTCTAACATACGGCCCACTAGTAGACGCTACAGTAGAACTGTCTAACATACGGCCCACTAATAGACGCTACAGTAGAACTGTCTAACATACGGCCCACTAGTAGACGCTACAGTAGAACTGTCTAACATACGGCCCACTAGTAGACGCTACAGTAGAACTGTCTAACATACGGCCCACTAATAGACGCTACAGTAGAACTGTCTAACATACGGCCCACTAGTAGACGCTGCAGTAGAACTGTCTAATAAATAGTTGAATTTGTAACATTTTTTGACTAACAATCTCAATCGACATTTAAATTATTAAAACCGAACCATAACTATTTAGAAATGATAATGGACCTAaatgtagtctcttcactctgtccagctagctaacagtcatcataatgaaagctacatttatagtctcttcactctgtccagctagctaacagtcatcataatgaaagctacatttagtttcttcactctgtccagctagctaacagtcatcataatgaaagctacatatatagtctcttcactctgtccag
Encoded here:
- the LOC115118825 gene encoding monocarboxylate transporter 6-like → MTEGVELEARQNQSHRTQRTRQNHNQGDTVLLRRGSGGEGPQGPKGPEVRAERSRGSEVRAEGSRGSKVGAEGSSGSEDVVETRSSQDWTGVNHSTVRRSTDSDSEEQEENEEEEEGSLQHHHLTGLPPHNGPTGEPGAGLSGNGYAQQVAPDGGWGWVVLVATILVLALTLAFPSCIGIFYTELQAEFSSSNTETSWVPAIMTAVLHAGGPLCSVLVERFGCRVTVMVGGVLSGLGMVVSALARTITELYITSIIAGLGFCLSFQPSVTMMGHYFLRRRAFANALSSTGTALGLSTLPLLANFLLGQFGWRGSFLVLGGLLLNCCVCGAVMRPLGAKHSGAQRTLTNKAAQGLSKQPIKGPLQQEKEGIKTRLRTAFSDLVVFLRRHMAFDLLVSNPRYRAYALGVTWMMLGFVVPLVYLVPYATANGMEQDRAALLMAVLGLVNIAVRPVAAVFFGLPRFRGSGCFVYVFAVALLVNGLSNSICGAAATFPVLLIYVVIFGLSMSVIGSLLFTVLMETVEMSRFPSALGLISMLESGTLLIGPPLAGMLVDSTGHYSYVFYACSVTVSSSGLFLIAAFYYLDRQKKREEKKRAGPPAAAYQQKPAISLVPDCQYHHVPSTQGGKPAISLVPDCQYSHVPSTQGGKPAISLVPDCQYSHVPSTQGGKPAISLVPDCQYSHVPSTQGGRSADTVCVTNV